The nucleotide window ATCCGGAGTACATTGAGGCAGATGCAGTTGAGATTAATATGGGAAACGTGATTGAAACGGAGCCTGAAGAATCTAATGGAGATATTCCTGATTCACTAGTTTAAATAAAAAGACTCCTCCCGGCCCAGGGAGGAGCACTTAAAAAATATTAGATAATACAGGTTATTCCAAATATAAACATTTTATGCAAGGAGGAAGCAGCATGGCCACGTTCAGACAAATTTACACTTCTTTCTGGCAAGATCCAAAGGTGCTGGAAGAAATGACTCCCGAAGATAAACTGTTTTACGTTTACTTGATGACAAACCCACAAACAAAGCAGATAGGTGTATATCCATTAACTAAAAAAACAATGGCATATGAAATTGGCTATTCTCCCCAAGCGATAGATAGCTTAATTGAAAGATTTGAAAGTCATCACAAGGTCATCAAATATAATCCTCAAACGCGTGAGATTGCGTTGTTGAACTGGGGTAAATACAACTTTAATAAGGGCGGAAAGCCAATTGAAGATTGTGTTAGGAAAGAGCTGAATGAGATTAAAGACAAGTCACTGATTGCATTAGTAGCAGAACGGATTTCCAACGAGAAAATTCACTCTATTTACTTGCAACATCTCGTTGACGTATCGGGTAACGACACGTCCGACGATACGTATTACGATTCGCCAACGATACGGGGTACGACTTCCCCCCAAGAACAACAACAAGAAAAAGAACAACAACAAGAAAAAGAAAAAGAACAACAACAAGAAGAACCTGTCGATGGTGCCGTCGAGATTATAGCCAATAAATTTATGCAGTTACGAGGAAAAGGATTTCCATCCACAAATGATTACAACGTCATTAAGCAAGTAATAGATGATGGTGTACCGACAAAAGACATTCTCTATTACTTGGAGGAGTGTTTCCGGCACTATACACCTAAACACAGCATGGATCGAATTAATTCATTTGCTTACTGTGCGCAATATATTTTAAATCGCTATATGGCTAAGAATTTACCAAAATCAAAACGAAAAGGAGGGGTTCATAGTGGAGGCTCTCAATCAGGTGATGAGTCGGATTTTGAATACATCGGGTTGTGATGAAGGTACGGAAGGAGCTACTTGTCAGCACTGTGGAACGTTTGTACCAGCGTTTTTAGTTGAGGTGAAAGAGTTGAAGATTAAGCGAAAGGTACAACCGACTTGTCACTGTGTAGTAGAACGTGAAGAAGCTTTTCTTAGAGAAGCGAACAACTATACAAAGCGAAAAGAGATTGAAAAGCTGTTCAGCATTAGTAACCTTGGCGAACGGTTTCAAAGATCAACATTTGAAGCCTTCTTAGAACGTGAGGGGAGCACAAAGGCAGTATCTGCAGCTAAACAGTATGTGCAAGAGTTTGAATCTTGGAAAGGTGAATCACTTATGATTTGGGGTGACCCAGGGAATGGAAAAACCCATCTTGCTGCGGCCGTAGCTAACACGCTCACAGCAAAAGGCTACATCGTTGTTTTTCAAAGTGTGCCGGAGCTTTTACAACGAATTAGAAGTACTTTCAACAGCGACAACAAAGAAAATGAAGCACAAATCATGCGGGCATTGTTGGAATGTGATCTGCTTATCTTGGACGATATTGGAGCAGAAAAAGCAACAGAATGGGTAGAAGAAAAGTTATTCAACATTATTGATGGGCGGTATCGAAAGGAGAAACCAACTTTCTTCACTAGTAACCTACAGCCTAAGCATTTACAAGACCAAGTTGGGAAGCGCTCTTATGACCGCATGGTAGAAACGAGTTTGACCGTAGAAAACAAGGCCAGTAGCTATCGTCGAGAGATTGCAAAGCAGCGCCTTATGAAATATGGTGGTCAATTGTGAGTAAAGAGCAGAGGAGAAAGTTACATCTACCGTTAGAACATAGAAATCTCCATTGGTACTGGTATGAGGATGACCTGGACAAGTTTCGGTGGCTTTGGAACAGAGGAGCTACGGTTGAAGAGATGGCCACAGAGCTTAAAAAGAATCCTTATGACGTAATTATCCTAATTTTGGACCAGGCAGATTTAGGGGAAATTAAGCCCCGCTCGATGGGGTTAGGGATATAAGGGGGAACGGAGATGAATAAACAAAAGCAGAGAAAACGCTTGAGACGTGCGATTAAGCTTCGCCAGAAAGCAGGTTTAAAACATGATTGGCGCAACATGTTGATTCGCTTAGGTTGGATTCAGCCGTGATACTAACAGGTAGGTGCGGGAATTGTGGTTGTGGTTCATTTAAACCCGGCTTAGGTAAAGGGAGTTTAAAAGGGCATTTACTCCGATGTTGTAAACAATGCAAGCAAATCGAGGATACAGACACGGAGAAAGTGCTTCGTAAAGGGGAAGAGGTGAAATTTCAATGATCGCATTTACGGTGTATGGGGAACCTGTTGCACAGGGTAGACCGAGAGCAAGCACCATCAATGGCATGGTGCGCATGTACGATCCAAAGAAGTCCAAGGATTTTAAGCAAATTGTGAAATTAGTGGCGCAGGACTATGCGCCAACGCAGTTACTTGAAGGTCCTTTGTTATTAGAAGTTAAGGTGTTTAAATCATCGCTAAAAAGTTTCT belongs to Ectobacillus sp. JY-23 and includes:
- a CDS encoding ATP-binding protein produces the protein MSRILNTSGCDEGTEGATCQHCGTFVPAFLVEVKELKIKRKVQPTCHCVVEREEAFLREANNYTKRKEIEKLFSISNLGERFQRSTFEAFLEREGSTKAVSAAKQYVQEFESWKGESLMIWGDPGNGKTHLAAAVANTLTAKGYIVVFQSVPELLQRIRSTFNSDNKENEAQIMRALLECDLLILDDIGAEKATEWVEEKLFNIIDGRYRKEKPTFFTSNLQPKHLQDQVGKRSYDRMVETSLTVENKASSYRREIAKQRLMKYGGQL